In one window of Henckelia pumila isolate YLH828 chromosome 1, ASM3356847v2, whole genome shotgun sequence DNA:
- the LOC140891688 gene encoding arabinosyltransferase RRA3-like: protein MAGGRKEKSGQLSSRGSRIAAAIGIGVLAGCIFAFLFPHGFVSSKPPSEIRPLSKSNLEADSSSCESTEKINILKADIMKLSEKNVELKRTVRELNEKLRLAEQGKGRAQEQIMVLGEPHKAGPFGTVKGLRTNPTVLPDENVNPRLAKILAKVAVNKELIVAIANSNVKWMLEVWFTSIQKLGIPNYLVVALDDGILEFCKSNGVPVYQRDPDEAVDSVGKTGGNHAVSGLKFRILREFLQLGYGVLLSDVDIVYLQNPFDHLYRDSDVESMSDGHSNMTAYGYNDVFDEPSMGWARYAHTMRIWVYNSGFFYIRPTVPSIELLDRIAARLARENAWDQAVFNEELFFPSHPGYIGLHAAKRTMDLYLFMNSKVLFKTVRKDANLKKLMPVIVHVNYHPDKLPRMKAVVEFYVNGKKDALDPFPDGSE, encoded by the exons ATGGCGGGTGGTCGGAAGGAGAAGAGCGGCCAATTGTCGAGCCGTGGATCTCGAATCGCCGCGGCAATTGGGATCGGGGTTTTAGCGGGATGCATCTTCGCGTTCTTGTTCCCCCATGGGTTTGTCTCCTCCAAGCCGCCTTCTGAAATTCGTCCGCTCTCCAAGTCTAATCTTGAG GCCGATTCTTCTTCATGTGAATCAAcggaaaaaataaatattctgaaAGCTGATATAATGAAGCTATCGGAAAAGAATGTTGAGCTGAAAAGGACAGTTAGAGAGTTGAATGAAAAGCTACGCCTGGCTGAACAGGGAAAAGGTCGTGCACAAGAACAGATTATGGTATTGGGTGAACCACACAAAGCTGGACCTTTCGGTACTGTTAAAGGCTTGAGGACGAATCCAACTGTCCTTCCCGATGAAAATGTGAATCCAAGACTTGCAAAGATTTTGGCAAAGGTTGCTGTGAACAAAGAGCTTATTGTTGCAATTGCCAACTCAAATGTAAAGTGGATGCTAGAGGTGTGGTTTACTAGCATTCAAAAACTGGGCATCCCAAATTATCTGGTAGTGGCATTAGATGATGGGATCCTAGAGTTTTGCAAGTCGAATGGCGTCCCCGTGTACCAAAGGGACCCTGATGAGGCTGTTGATTCTGTGGGAAAAACAGGTGGTAACCATGCTGTCTCAGGACTGAAATTCCGAATCTTGAGGGAGTTTCTGCAGCTTGGTTATGGCGTGCTGCTTTCAGATGTCGATATAGTATACTTGCAGAATCCATTCGACCATTTATACAGAGATTCTGACGTGGAGTCAATGTCTGATGGTCATAGTAACATGACAGCTTATGGATACAACGACGTATTTGATGAACCTTCAATGGGTTGGGCTAGGTACGCTCACACAATGCGAATATGGGTGTATAATTCAGGTTTCTTCTATATCAGGCCTACAGTTCCTTCAATTGAGCTCTTGGATCGAATTGCTGCTAGGCTTGCTCGAGAAAATGCTTGGGACCAAGCAGTTTTCAACGAAGAGCTCTTCTTCCCGTCACATCCTGGGTACATCGGGCTTCATGCAGCTAAGAGAACAATGGACCTTTACCTCTTTATGAACAGTAAGGTCCTTTTCAAGACCGTCAGAAAAGATGCGAATTTGAAGAAACTCATGCCAGTTATTGTTCATGTAAACTACCACCCGGATAAACTTCCAAGAATGAAAGCTGTTGTCGAGTTTTATGTAAATGGCAAGAAGGATGCACTCGACCCTTTCCCGGATGGGTCGGAATGA